CTAAGCCTGAAACTAATCGTTTAGACGCATCGCCACCAATGGCTACAAGCGTACTAAAACCAACTGCGAAAGCTAAACCACCATAGTTAAAACCGTTCCAAATCGCGATACCTAAATTCGGCTTTTCTACTACACTGTTGATTTTTGAAAATGGGATCGAACCTTGGAATAATGATGCTACGGCAATCAGTACTACTAACACAATCAATACCGGTGTCACAATGCCTAATGCGCGCACAATTTTGTTGAAATCCATTAATAACGTAATATAAACGATAATACACATAATCAATGCGCCAAGCCATATTGGCACGCCGAAACTTTCATAAAACGTTGAACCTGCACCTGCAATCATCGTAATCGTTACAGCATACAATGACAAAATTAAAACATAGTCAATCACAAGTCCAAGTTTTTTACCAAATAGATATTCGAGTGTTGATTCATGGTTTTCCGCGTCAAACGCTGTTCCGATTTTCGCAACTTGACGACCGATAAACGTCAAGATTAACCCTGAAATCACCACACCTATATAGGAATAAATACCGAACTGACTAAAAAATTGCAGTACTTCTTGACCTGTAGAGAAGCCGGCACCGACCACTACCCCTACATAGGCAAAAGCTATCTTTATAGCTTCACTATATTTTTTCATACTGTTTTGACCTCCTCGTTAGCAAAACACGTTAAACATTAAAACATATTCATTCATTAATTTCAAATTTCATCAAGTTTTAAAAACGTCTGTATCCCTTGATACGACAGCGTTCATGATGTCATCAAATTCATTTACACGCTATTTTTTATACCCTTTATCGAATAAACAAACGCTATAGTGTATTGTTTTTGTATTTTTATTCATATTTAAAGGGAAATCAAGGACAATTTCTTATAAGAATGCAAAAAACATGGGAAAATTGCATTCTTTTTCATCATGACACTTGAATTCATTATTTTGGAGCACGGATTTTATCGGAATTTCATTTTAATTGTAACATTATACATAACTAAACAGAAATATTAATTTTTTTAAAATGAAGTACCGTTGATTTGAAAACGAGACCGGCTTTCTATCCTTAGCCTCATCTAGTGAAATACCCATACATAAGAAAAAGAGACTAAGAAAACTTCATTTCCTAGCCCCTAAAAAGACGATATCATCATTGTTCTGATGTTTGTGAAGCCGCTTCTTGTAATTTCTTTTCTTTAGAAGCGTTTGTTAATCTAAACGCGAAGAAAATACCAATTACAATCAATACAATTGCGAAAATATAAGCGCTGTGCATCCCCATCGTCATCGCTTTGTTGATAATATCTTGTGTCACATGTTCATGTTTTGAGATTTCGTTATTTTGTACACCAGAAACAATACCTACAAACACCGCAATACCTGTTGCCCCTGCAATCGGTTGTAGGACATTAAAAATCGCTGTGCCGTGTGGATACTTATCTTGTGGTAAAGCATTTAAACCATTTGTACTTGCTGGCATCATAATAGAAGCAATGCCGACCATGAGTACAATATAAGCAATCACAAAGACATAAACTGGAATACCTGGATGAATGGTTGTGTAGAATATCGCGACTGCCAAAAGTGAAAACAAACCAGGAATAACCATTTTACGCGGTCCAAATTTGTCAAACAATCCTCCCATAAATGGTGAGAGTAAACCATTTAACAAAGCACCCGGTAGTAAAATAAGACCTGCAACTTTAGCTGAGAATCCCATAGGTCCTTGTAAATACATCGGCATCACAATTTCAGATGCAAACATACTCATCATCACAATCACAAAAATGATCATCCCTTTACGGAAATTGTGATAATGCAATACGCGAAAATCTAAAATAGGTTCCTCTAAAATAAACTGTCGACGGATAAAAGCAATAATACTGATAAGTCCAATAACAAGTGGTACGGCGATTTCCCAATTTAATAAGCCGCCATCTACCGAACTCACTTTAGACACACTGAAGATTAATCCTGTAATACCGACCGTTGATAGAATAATTGACAGTACATCGATTTTAGGTCGTGTGACTTCTCCCACATTTTTTAAGAAAATAAATGCAAATACAAATGTAAATAACATAAACGGAATAACGCTAAAAAACAACCAACGCCATCCTAAATAGTCAACAATAACACCTGATAAAGTCGGCCCTAGTGCAGGTGCAAACATGATGATCAGTCCAAATGTCCCCATGACACGCCCTCTCACTGACTCATCAAATAAAAGGAGCATCGCATTCATAATAAGGGGAATCATCAAGCCAGTCCCCACTGCTTGAATCATTCGTCCTGTTAATAACATCGGAAAATTCACAGCAAAACCTGCCACGAATGAACCTACTGTAAAGATGACGAGTAGCCCTAAAAATAATCGTCTTGTCGTAAACCATTGGATAATTAACGCAGATAGTGGTGAAACAATTCCCATGATCATCATAAAACCACTAGCCATCCACTGCACGGTCGTTCTCGAAATATCAAAGTAATGCATTAGCTCTTGTAATGCAATATTCAATAGTGTTTCATTTAAAATCATGAAAAAAGCACCAATGAGAAATACCGTCATAATAATTTTTGAATAACTTTTGTTCCCCATAATTCAACCCCCTCTTTTTTCGAACTTGTTTATTATACACAAATTGATAATAAATAGATACTGCTACAATTTTACTTTCAATATTTGATTGTAAATTGTATCAATGGCATTTCTTTATTCATCATCTTTCATTCCCCCTTTGTTAACACTGTATCTCTTTTGACATAAAACCAAACTAAGAAATCAGTTTTCCTCAATGTCATGTACTGGAACGTCACATTATCTACACATGTAAAAAAACCATCCAATGCTTGCATCACATCGAATGGTTTCTATTCAAAAAATTATGCGTCTTTATAATGACTTAATTGGTCAAAGTCAACAACGACTTGATCCATACGTTTTGCAGTATCTTTCAATACATTACGTGCGACTTTATTGCTCGGATCAAGTTTTAATATTTGTTTCGAAACTTCGAAAGCTTTTTTATCAGAAATCACAGGTTCCGGAAGTGCATGTAACAATAACATTTGCAACAAGCTCTTCACCTCTTTACCCTTTGTCAAATCAATAGAAGATTCGGCATGATAATACGCTGCATCAATTGCACCTGGCACGTCACTTAAAGGGTATACGAGTAATAGAAAAGCTAAGTCATGGATTTCAGTTGTTTCTTCTTCTTTAATCATGTACAACAAGCAAGTGTAATACATGACGCTTTCATCTTCATACGCACTGGAAATATAGGCTTCTTCAAATTCTAAAAAGTCAGTGGCAGACATTAATTTTTTCACTGCGTCAAATTCGCCGTTTAAGACATGTCTCTTTATTAAATCTTGCATGGCTCGTCCTCCTGAATGTGCCATAGTCCAATCACTATCATCTTAACATACTTGCACTAAGATTACAGATTGGCGAATCACATTAAGTCCAATTTTATCAAATTTTTTAATACAATGAACATTTTAACATATTTTATAGAAATATACTTCAATCTTGAGGCTGAAATTATACAGAACGTGTGCGATACATCAAATATAAGAAATATGGCGCACCAATGACAGCAACGATTAATCCGGTAGGTAAGCCACTCGGTTGTAAAAGAATTTTGCCCAGCGTATCTGCAACAACGAGTAATAATGCCCCTATTATAATGGCGATCGGTAAGAAAAGTTGATGTCTCGGACCGACGATAGATTTCGCGATATGCGGGCCCATTAAACCGATGAAACCTATTGCACCGGCGACAGCGACTGCAACACTTGAAAGCGTCACGGCTACTAAAACTAAAATGAACCGTTCTTTATTGAGTCGAATGCCCAATGCTTTAGACACCGTATCGTTCGTATTTATAATGTTAAGTGTTTCTGACTTGATGAATAAAAATGGCACTAATACGATGAGCCATGGTAAAAAGGCAAACACAAATGGCCATGTATCACCCCATATATTTCCGGCTAGCCAAGTTGCAATAAATTCAGATTGCTCTTTATTAAAGGTCGCCATAATCGTAAGTGCTGCACCAGATAATGCAGTGGCCATCCCGACACCAATCAACACCATACTTGCCGGAGAAAGCCCTTTATCGCCTTGGTAACTCAATATGAAAATGGCGAGTGCCGTCCCTAAGCCGCCCATCATACTGACAATAGGTAAAACGTAGACAAATTGATCGGCGTGTATTTGACCTAAAGAGATAAACAACGCGATAGCAAAACCGCTTCCTGCATTAATGCCTAAAATTCCCGGTTCAGCGAGAGGGT
Above is a genomic segment from Staphylococcus delphini containing:
- a CDS encoding MDR family MFS transporter, giving the protein MGNKSYSKIIMTVFLIGAFFMILNETLLNIALQELMHYFDISRTTVQWMASGFMMIMGIVSPLSALIIQWFTTRRLFLGLLVIFTVGSFVAGFAVNFPMLLTGRMIQAVGTGLMIPLIMNAMLLLFDESVRGRVMGTFGLIIMFAPALGPTLSGVIVDYLGWRWLFFSVIPFMLFTFVFAFIFLKNVGEVTRPKIDVLSIILSTVGITGLIFSVSKVSSVDGGLLNWEIAVPLVIGLISIIAFIRRQFILEEPILDFRVLHYHNFRKGMIIFVIVMMSMFASEIVMPMYLQGPMGFSAKVAGLILLPGALLNGLLSPFMGGLFDKFGPRKMVIPGLFSLLAVAIFYTTIHPGIPVYVFVIAYIVLMVGIASIMMPASTNGLNALPQDKYPHGTAIFNVLQPIAGATGIAVFVGIVSGVQNNEISKHEHVTQDIINKAMTMGMHSAYIFAIVLIVIGIFFAFRLTNASKEKKLQEAASQTSEQ
- a CDS encoding FecCD family ABC transporter permease — its product is MIHPRLKRKQQLTFISALILLMLAIAWNLTTGEYAMSYGQIIQTFLGQGDAADRLILIDFRLPRVVITLLAGIALSMSGAILQSVTKNPLAEPGILGINAGSGFAIALFISLGQIHADQFVYVLPIVSMMGGLGTALAIFILSYQGDKGLSPASMVLIGVGMATALSGAALTIMATFNKEQSEFIATWLAGNIWGDTWPFVFAFLPWLIVLVPFLFIKSETLNIINTNDTVSKALGIRLNKERFILVLVAVTLSSVAVAVAGAIGFIGLMGPHIAKSIVGPRHQLFLPIAIIIGALLLVVADTLGKILLQPSGLPTGLIVAVIGAPYFLYLMYRTRSV